CATGATATTCTTTGCAGCTTCCAAAACACTGCCATGTTATACAAAACAAGTTAAGACCATTACTGACCCAGACCATTACTGACCCACTGCAAATTGCCACACGTCAAAGTAAAAAGATAGTGGTCATTTCCTAACCTTTGGTAATATGGATAGTAACGAATTATTTTTGCTTGGCCTAGAAGCATCGGGGTATGAGAACCAAATCCAGAATTGAACTCTTCACTGGTACCAGAAAAATTTAAGCAAGAGAATGATTGACAAAATAAAATTTGTAAGCATGAGAATGATTGAAAAAATAAGAATGATTCAATAATTAATTCTTTTCACCAGAAATTAACTCACCTTAGCTTATTGATCCAAACAACTGGGTCACAAGGTTCAGAAATTTGTCTCCATTTAACAGCAATATTATAGACATCATGCCAGGAGAGAGAAATTCCAGAGGAAATCCTGTCTTCATTTGGACTGGATGTTGGTGATCCAGACAAAGTACTTGTGCTGCAATACCCTCCCCTGTTCTGGCACGCGTTAAGCTTATCCCTTCTCCTAACTAACTTTGCATTGTTCTTTGGATTTCTCAGAAAGCGCCATGCTTTGGAAACTTTCTGGGCAATCTCAATAGCAGCCAACCCAGCCATTCGGTACTACAAGAAAAAATATACTAGTATTAGATCACTAATCAGTAAAATGTACTTATAAAGCAAAATTATCGGAATCGGGATCATTTTGTTATTCATGATTCATGAAATGCGTTTAGAAACTATATGACCAGATTAATCAGCTGAATCATGAATTAAAAAATGAGGCACGACGCTTCGACTTAAACTGGAGAAGGGACAAATTATGACATAACAAGGCACAAACAAGGAGAACTGAAGTGCATACCTACCCAACATCAAGACAGGATTTCTCACTAGCATGTACAGAAAGGCAAAAAGGAAATGACCATTCATCAAAACAATTTTATTCCTCAAAAGGAAAGAACCACCAAACTTAGGAGCATTAGTTGGactattaaaaaatattggcatattgcGATTTGTTCAAGTTCAAAAGGATCTTCTACATAGCTTTAACacaatatattttatctttcaAACCAACCTTTAGGCACCAAAATAAGAAATTGATAAAAAGAACATAGTAACATATAAGCCTTATTTACTCTTTTGGTGATATTCTCCACAAGAGTGTAATGCAATCAGACGGTGATAGAAAAATGAGATCATTCTACAGAAGTAGAGATGAACAAAGTGGATACAAATATAAGGACCAACATGTTTTGCCTTCATCAAATGTTTGATCCCATTCACACTTACGTCCCCCTTAATTGTTATGAAACATCACACCAGTGATGTTGATCATTTTAACAAGGTAACTCAGATGATGAAAAAGAAATACATAATCTGGAAAGCTCGGTGAGTGATACCTGGCGTTGATTCGGCAAGAAGCCACGACAATTATATTGTATCTTCTTCCCAATTGAATCTGCAGCTAGGATAAGAGTTGTCTGATGCTTTGTGAATTTGAAGTCTTGCTTGTTAAGGCGTCCACTTCTCAGTGAGATCCGTAACGGTGGTTGCCGATAGACCTTTTCAGCCACATTTTTAGGATGCAGTCGTTTGCACCAATATTCCTATATTTCACATAAACCTTTAGTTAGTGCATCACAAAGATCAAGGTTCTGCAATAGATTTTAGAGAAAACTCAACCTTGAACAGTGGGTCAACATCATCATCAATGTTAAACTGAGAGAACTCTAAATTGGCCTTTGAAGCAGTATACAGAGCGATTTCCTTCTGCAAGGAATATCAGGCAAGAAAACCAGGGTTAGTAGCAAAAGAAACAATGACATGACCCCAGATATAGAACAGAAGATAATGTTAGTTAGTAGAGAACCCGGGAGTCCAAGACTCCAAGATAAAGAAGTGCTTGTGTTCAAATAAAGCTGCTTGATCTGAGGCAAACAGACAAAAGTTTTGATTATGCATCATGCTAGTGCTAGTTGTTGCGAGAGAACAACAATAGTTATGTAAAGAAAACTTTGGCCccgtttgcaaaattataagATAACTTAACAATCACAGTAAGTTTTGGACTCGATGTGAGATTTGCATTCCTAATGAAATATAGGTATCTAATACTGTAGTTATAAGCTCGTTAATTATGGATAGCCTGTAGCTTTAAAAACTTTCTGTGGATTTCTAAGGCGAAAGAAAGGGTTGATACTCTAGTCGTAGTGGGATGCAATGCCTATATTCCTTTTCATCTCCTCGAATGGATTTCAGATCTTTAGACCAGGGAATTCATGGTATTGGCATAAGGAACAAGCTCCATGGAAAAAGCAATTGAAAGGGAATAAATTATGTACCTGATAGAAGGCCAAACATTGTAGCACAAATTTATCCATGGAGTCAAGCTCCAAGTCGAGGACATCATCATAATCTTTGATcttcaaaggaaaaaggattttttttgttaaaaaagcGCAAAATGTAGTAGTATATACTAGTATAGATGACAAAATAGACATAGATGCAGTCATGCAACTGATGGCAGAATGATAGCTTTAGAGCAGTCACAATCATTATCATCCCTAATAAAGTTTAAATTAGCATTTGCCGGTTCACTAAATTAAACAGTAACATACCGCGGCCTTGTACTCTCCAATCGCATGATGACAAGAGGCACGCAAGTATAGGCACTCTATATTTGAACTCTCATGTTTTAAAGCAACCGACAGATCTTTGATAGCACTCCTGCAAAACCAAAATTAGCTTTAAGGGGAGCTTAGAAGATACAAGTTTGAGACAGGAACTAGGACAGACAGCACTTGCCCAAGCCAATAAAAGCAATCAATGTGGGAGGGCAAACAAGTAAATATATGTTACATTTGAGTTGAGAACCAAATTTCCAGATGCATATCGTAAAATTTACAGAAGACGCATAGAAATAGGCTAAAGTAGAATATGAACCAAGACATTTTCTGGTTCTAGCTTAAGTTGGTAATAAAACAGGAAACCCAGAACTCAAGATCATGTAAAAGTTTACAAGTATTAAATATGGCAGCTTCTACGTAACTAGATCACATTTATGGTCTGTATGCCCCATTAATCTTGGGGCCATTAACTAATAAACTAGACACCAAATACTATGGCACTAACAGGAGAGTAACTACGCTTGGAAATTCATTATCAGTAATCACATCGACATAAAACAGTATGCCCACTAAACTAAAGGGACCTAACAATTATGAATAAATGATGAAAATATGTCATAGATGTATGACTTAGACAGGAAAAAGAAGTAAATGAAAATAAGTGTGGACATAAAAATGTAGATGTAGAGAGGTAGCATATGTCTACTCATTCCATGGTACAGAATTCATGTTATTATACCATGGGAAATAAGCAACAGCAGAAAGGGTTACCTATGTCTACCCATTCCATGGTAGAGAATTCCACGTAGATGGTATGCTTTTCCAAAGCTAGAAGCAATCAAGAAAAATACATAAATgggcaaataaataaataagccAATCACGTAGATGAAAGAAGGAATACCAAATACATGAAATTTACCTGACATCAATTTGAAGAACTTTCTCAACATTATTCAACATCTTCTCTGGACAACCTATATCAAGGTAAAGCTACCACACAAGACACCCAAGTAGCCAAATATCAGTTACTTGACACAAGTATGTGTATAGAAATATTAACATGAATGAAAATGTGTACAAAAGATAACTTGACAGAAGAAACTATAAGACATGGAATTGCACGTCCATAAGACAACAGAACTCACCTGAGATAGGTGAGCCCAACTGTCAAGGAAGTTCTCATCATATTTTATGCCAAGGAGATGCTCATCTTCAGCACGTTTGTACTCCCCAAGTGCCGAAAGAGTTAGTCCCTGAAGCAATAAGAAGATTAATACTCTGCAAATACATGGCAAATTTCCTAAATGTTGTATGTCATTTAAGATGGTTAATTCCAACCTTAACATATTTTTAGCATGCAAGTTAACTTAGTCAAATTACAAATCCTGTGTTAATTACTTAAGTGGCAGGAGTCCCTACAGAAGAAATCCAATGGATAATCCCAAAATTATTGTATCAAAAATGGTGGAAAAGTGGAATAAAGTGCTGTTTTGGTGCATAAGGAAAATATTTCCATATGGTTATTGGATGAGAGAACTTGAAGTTTGTGGGTAACCAAACCTAGCAGGAGAAAACAGATTTTTCAGTGGAAACCCATTTACTTACTAAGTAGGTGTGTGCAGAACTGTTTTTCTTGTCACGCTTCACGCATGTTGAGAGATCTTCCACTGCCGCATTGTAGTCCTTGAATTTGAAGTTCACAATTCCTACCACAAGGATATGCTATCAGAATACAAGAGTAGGCAGTATGCTCTTGCAGTCTAGACATATGGCTTTATTACTAGGGTGCACGAATCAAGCGTAAATGCGAAGTGAGATTCAACCATCGGTAAAGAAACTAACCTCTTTCATGTAAAATATCAGGAGAATTTGGTTCAAATTCCAATGCTTTAGTCAAGTCTTCAACAGCCTGAAAAGAACAGAATTAATGAGTTTAGATAACCCCTACTGCTTTTCTCAATATTGAATCCATGTTAGTGTTGATATTGTGACAACTACAGCGAGCTTGCCTCGGTGAACTCTCCTAAAGCAGCACGAGCTTGTCCCCGCCGCTTCCATGCCTCACCAGCTGATGGGTTTGATTGTATAGCCTGCCATCAAGAAAAGGCCACAAGGTCATTTTTACACAACTTGAAAGGAAAGAGTTAAGCATATAAAAGTTCAACCTTGGTGAAGTCAGAAATAGCAGAATCCAATTCTCTTTGAAATGCATAAGCTGTTCCTCTTCCAATCAGTGCCTCTGGATATGTTGGAGTTTCTCGCAGTATCTAAAGAGATCACAAGCAAAATTTCAGCTCCCTTTCCAATTACAACAAATACGCCCAAAAAAAACTGATATTAGACAAATACCTGATCAAAAATGGATATTGCTTGGTCATACCTTCCTTCATTCACCTGAATATGTATTGTGCAGAGATAATAGTCAGACTATTGAGTATAACATATCCTCCTAGATACTTTTAGAACCTTGAACATCAGGCTGTCAAACTCTAACGATTGTTTCTAGGGTAAAAAAATGCAATTGTTTTAAATGCAAAATGTGCCATCTGAACATGGTTATTCAAATGTTTACTGAGAGTAGTACATACTAACCGAAGCCATACTATTTGATAAACCGATAGTCAGAATTATAACAAATGGAATGTACCTGTGCAATGCCTCTGGAAAGGCGGAAATCCAAGCTTATGGATTTTgatgattttg
The window above is part of the Oryza sativa Japonica Group chromosome 7, ASM3414082v1 genome. Proteins encoded here:
- the LOC4342244 gene encoding suppressor of RPS4-RLD 1, with product MGSERAELARVCGGRNWSKAIRILDAHLARSPSSIHDLCNRAFCYSQLELHKHVVKDCDRALELDPALLQAYVLKGKALSALGKREEALAVWEQGHEVAVRDTMDLKQLLELEELVSSVKICETIECEDRVVDASPCDTKVVISEDRVVDTSCTATTMADTKTVVCEENIGNSGVISNGAVILANDNKADNNKECSSPTKDTTGTHHTPKKTTKPDKKSKAKGRKEINSQIEDVADSISSGETVAVDQTLFASKISKSSKSISLDFRLSRGIAQVNEGRYDQAISIFDQILRETPTYPEALIGRGTAYAFQRELDSAISDFTKAIQSNPSAGEAWKRRGQARAALGEFTEAVEDLTKALEFEPNSPDILHERGIVNFKFKDYNAAVEDLSTCVKRDKKNSSAHTYLGLTLSALGEYKRAEDEHLLGIKYDENFLDSWAHLSQLYLDIGCPEKMLNNVEKVLQIDVSFGKAYHLRGILYHGMGRHRSAIKDLSVALKHESSNIECLYLRASCHHAIGEYKAAIKDYDDVLDLELDSMDKFVLQCLAFYQKEIALYTASKANLEFSQFNIDDDVDPLFKEYWCKRLHPKNVAEKVYRQPPLRISLRSGRLNKQDFKFTKHQTTLILAADSIGKKIQYNCRGFLPNQRQYRMAGLAAIEIAQKVSKAWRFLRNPKNNAKLVRRRDKLNACQNRGGYCSTSTLSGSPTSSPNEDRISSGISLSWHDVYNIAVKWRQISEPCDPVVWINKLSEEFNSGFGSHTPMLLGQAKIIRYYPYYQSVLEAAKNIMLDLKYVNNAEDRAIFLTDIEKLKKIEVASSCSELYHIVGETYWVSTRCDSIAFQGRRLEGTRITTQNMGKTGFDFAIRTPCTPSRWEEYDEEMSAAWEAICEAYCSDTNPTRDPDMLDAVKAAILRMTYYWYNFMPLSRGSAVVGYVVLLGLFLAANMDVTASIPHGVQVDWEAILSQDPDTFVDKIKPWLYPSIKTSRNLKDYADVSVAFSTTGSVVAALTCVDT